In the genome of Spirochaetia bacterium, one region contains:
- the ruvC gene encoding crossover junction endodeoxyribonuclease RuvC: MRILGIDPGLANTGWGVVDGIGQRFRPVSFGVIRTSGDEKEPLRIHDIAVKIGDIAQKYAVETVGIEDIYFTRNISSAISVAKVIGAVCHELAGQELPIRLYSPVQIKSTITGYGGADKKQMQEMVRLHLGLKEVPKPDHAADALSVAICLATLESSRIRMGKRI, encoded by the coding sequence GTGAGGATCCTTGGGATTGATCCTGGGCTGGCCAATACAGGCTGGGGCGTGGTCGACGGCATCGGCCAGCGTTTCCGGCCTGTTTCTTTTGGTGTCATAAGGACAAGCGGTGATGAAAAAGAACCGCTTAGGATTCATGACATAGCAGTGAAAATCGGGGACATTGCACAAAAGTATGCTGTTGAAACAGTCGGTATCGAGGATATATACTTTACCAGAAATATCTCCTCGGCCATTTCGGTGGCAAAGGTAATCGGTGCTGTCTGCCATGAACTTGCAGGACAGGAATTGCCGATCAGGCTGTACTCGCCCGTACAGATAAAATCAACCATTACCGGATATGGCGGAGCAGACAAGAAACAGATGCAGGAAATGGTCAGGCTTCATCTCGGACTCAAGGAAGTACCGAAGCCGGACCATGCAGCCGATGCACTTTCCGTTGCCATCTGCCTTGCTACCTTGGAGTCCAGTCGTATAAGGATGGGAAAAAGAATATGA
- a CDS encoding YebC/PmpR family DNA-binding transcriptional regulator, producing the protein MSGHSKWSTIKHKKGVADAKRGQKFTKLIKEITVAAKTGGPDPESNAALRTAVLKAKAENMPKDNIERAIKKGSGDSDTSTYYELTYEGYAPGGIAIIVDTLTDNKNRTAADVRSTLTKLGGSLGTTGCVSYMFQTKGVIDYDAEKYTEDAIFEKALDLGAEDVETSDGTIEVTCQPADFANVLEGMQNAGFDQESAEINKIADQMIQLDKEKAQKIMKIVDRLEDLEDVQMVSTNLELPDDYEDEE; encoded by the coding sequence ATGTCAGGACATAGCAAATGGTCGACAATCAAACACAAGAAAGGCGTCGCAGATGCAAAGCGTGGCCAGAAGTTTACGAAACTGATCAAAGAGATCACAGTTGCAGCCAAAACGGGCGGTCCTGATCCTGAATCCAATGCTGCGCTCAGGACTGCTGTCCTTAAGGCAAAAGCAGAAAACATGCCGAAAGATAACATTGAAAGGGCGATCAAGAAAGGTTCAGGTGATTCAGATACATCCACCTATTACGAACTTACCTATGAAGGGTATGCACCAGGAGGGATTGCAATCATCGTCGATACGCTTACGGACAACAAGAACCGTACTGCTGCCGACGTCCGTTCGACACTGACCAAGCTTGGCGGCTCCCTTGGGACGACAGGATGCGTCTCGTATATGTTCCAGACCAAAGGTGTCATCGACTACGATGCAGAAAAATATACAGAAGATGCAATCTTTGAAAAAGCTTTGGATCTTGGTGCAGAGGATGTCGAAACAAGTGACGGAACCATCGAGGTTACCTGTCAGCCAGCTGATTTTGCAAATGTCCTTGAAGGTATGCAGAATGCAGGTTTCGATCAGGAAAGTGCAGAGATCAACAAAATTGCAGACCAGATGATCCAGCTGGACAAGGAAAAGGCCCAGAAGATCATGAAGATAGTCGACAGGCTTGAGGATCTTGAGGACGTTCAGATGGTCTCTACGAACCTTGAATTGCCTGATGACTACGAAGACGAAGAATAA
- the hemW gene encoding radical SAM family heme chaperone HemW, whose amino-acid sequence MGTSSLGLQSAASGLLACIHGQEDLSLYIHLPFCGKRCGYCAFYSEEMPAWQARIQPYLDRLEKEIIMARNAYGKPFETIFVGGGNPGNLTVAQLAHLLRSAGPSKETTFEINPESFTEKHLDLFSSGLANRLSMGIQSMDNATLSLLGRHARRNDNLRALRLACQLPTDCRLSFDLMEGLPGQTPEGAKADIDEVVDIAHPTHLSLYCLTLEEGTRLTAQVRGHELSVPDDDQMADNLGQLWQYLASKGFHQYEVSNFAKEGAACFHNQRYWRLQPYLGLGCSAASTLREKSGNLLRLTVRQQLPEYLEGAAFSGFELEELDRKKEAEEYLLVKLRTAEGIDRKQFKERFGFSFSDLLERAAYINPSWYTEGKNTFSLTREGLLVSDAVILTLALALDRI is encoded by the coding sequence TTGGGAACAAGTAGCCTCGGTTTACAATCTGCAGCTTCCGGTTTGTTGGCATGCATCCATGGACAGGAAGACCTTTCACTGTATATACATTTGCCTTTCTGCGGAAAAAGATGTGGTTACTGTGCCTTCTACAGTGAAGAAATGCCAGCTTGGCAGGCAAGGATACAGCCATATCTGGACAGGCTGGAAAAAGAAATCATTATGGCCCGGAATGCTTACGGGAAGCCTTTTGAAACGATATTTGTCGGTGGAGGCAATCCCGGTAACCTGACTGTCGCCCAATTGGCTCATTTGCTTAGGTCTGCTGGCCCTAGCAAGGAGACGACCTTTGAGATCAATCCTGAAAGTTTTACAGAGAAACATCTGGATCTTTTTTCCAGTGGCTTGGCCAATCGTCTGTCCATGGGTATCCAAAGCATGGACAATGCTACGCTTTCCCTGCTTGGCCGTCATGCCAGGCGGAATGACAATCTTCGGGCTCTCAGGCTTGCTTGTCAACTTCCGACGGACTGCAGGCTTTCCTTTGATCTGATGGAAGGCCTTCCAGGGCAGACGCCTGAGGGCGCCAAGGCTGATATCGATGAAGTAGTGGACATTGCTCATCCGACTCATCTTTCTCTCTATTGCCTGACACTTGAGGAAGGCACAAGACTGACAGCTCAGGTACGGGGCCATGAACTTTCTGTACCTGATGATGACCAGATGGCAGATAACCTTGGGCAACTGTGGCAATATCTGGCTTCCAAAGGTTTCCATCAATATGAAGTGTCCAACTTTGCAAAAGAGGGAGCAGCCTGTTTCCATAACCAAAGGTACTGGAGACTTCAGCCTTATCTGGGATTGGGCTGCAGTGCTGCATCGACCCTGAGGGAAAAAAGCGGCAACCTGCTGCGGCTGACTGTCAGGCAACAGTTGCCGGAATATCTCGAAGGGGCTGCTTTCAGTGGTTTTGAACTTGAAGAACTTGATCGGAAAAAGGAAGCAGAAGAATATCTGCTGGTCAAGCTCCGGACAGCAGAGGGTATTGATCGGAAACAGTTCAAGGAACGTTTCGGATTCTCTTTTTCCGACTTGCTGGAGCGGGCAGCCTATATCAATCCATCTTGGTACACTGAAGGGAAAAATACTTTTTCCCTGACAAGGGAAGGACTTCTTGTCAGTGATGCAGTCATCCTGACCCTTGCCCTTGCCCTTGACCGTATCTAG
- the lepB gene encoding signal peptidase I, whose translation MDAFLTKVEGYASRYLTKRKALKLYERQHAPKRTFLGELKGWVDAILFAVVVIFIINLYLFQLFVIPSPSMEKTLLIGDRVFVNKNIYGMELYPDSKKIFTANRRVHRDDIITFYNPDYHIKGPLFDTLSQLLFSATFSLVNIDKNADGTPAERLLVKRCAALEGDTVRFVDGNVLIRPAGSADFQKETAFRSKNGLSDGPNRTLDSSYYTGLRAWGSLIGYQDLKYSSNQAPSYLLSAYTQLKDNKYPRDMYQFEASRTLSKSLLRPDDFTFRSDAAKYQLGVTVPEGCVLPLGDNRDDSSDGRYFGPISQEKVNGRVLARFWPLNRIAYLGNK comes from the coding sequence ATGGATGCGTTTCTAACCAAAGTGGAAGGCTATGCCAGCCGGTATCTGACCAAACGAAAGGCCCTGAAGCTCTATGAGCGCCAGCATGCGCCCAAGCGTACGTTCTTGGGTGAACTGAAAGGATGGGTTGATGCAATACTTTTTGCAGTTGTCGTCATCTTCATCATCAACCTCTATCTTTTCCAGCTGTTCGTCATCCCCAGTCCGTCAATGGAGAAGACCTTGCTTATCGGCGACAGGGTATTCGTCAACAAGAATATCTATGGTATGGAACTCTATCCTGACAGCAAGAAGATATTCACGGCAAACAGACGGGTACACAGGGATGATATCATCACGTTCTATAACCCTGACTACCATATCAAGGGACCGCTTTTTGATACGCTCAGCCAATTGCTGTTTTCCGCTACCTTTTCCTTGGTCAACATCGATAAGAATGCTGATGGTACGCCTGCAGAGCGTCTTTTGGTAAAACGCTGTGCAGCCTTGGAAGGAGATACGGTCAGATTCGTGGACGGCAACGTCCTCATCCGTCCTGCCGGCAGTGCTGATTTCCAGAAAGAAACTGCTTTTAGAAGCAAGAATGGACTGAGCGACGGACCGAACCGTACACTTGATTCCAGTTACTATACGGGTCTGAGGGCATGGGGAAGCCTGATAGGTTATCAGGACCTCAAGTATTCCTCCAACCAGGCACCTTCATACCTGCTCAGTGCCTATACACAGCTGAAGGACAACAAGTATCCCAGGGACATGTATCAGTTCGAAGCATCACGGACTTTGTCAAAGAGCCTGCTCCGTCCAGATGATTTTACGTTCCGCAGCGATGCGGCAAAATATCAACTGGGTGTCACGGTACCGGAAGGTTGCGTATTGCCGCTGGGTGACAACAGGGACGACAGTTCAGACGGCAGGTATTTCGGCCCGATTTCCCAGGAAAAAGTCAACGGAAGGGTCTTGGCACGCTTCTGGCCGCTCAACAGGATTGCCTATCTTGGGAACAAGTAG